A region from the SAR86 cluster bacterium genome encodes:
- a CDS encoding ABC transporter ATP-binding protein gives MINLEAKDISKSFFIKHDELKILKNINLSINQGELIAITGASGSGKSTLLHILASLDSPTTGSVYFKNKQVNNMSKSMLSSIRLLNFGFVYQFHHLLADLTVLENIILPGKILGTKKEVLLEYAYFIINFLDLEKRLNHLPWKLSGGERQRVAVARALINKPNIIFLDEPTGNLDIKNSKILQELILKIAKDENISIIAATHDQDFMTKFKKLYKIENSNLYEVENV, from the coding sequence ATGATTAATCTCGAGGCAAAAGATATTTCAAAGTCATTTTTTATTAAACATGATGAACTTAAGATACTTAAAAATATTAATTTATCGATTAATCAAGGTGAGCTAATAGCAATTACAGGCGCATCAGGATCAGGAAAATCTACCTTATTGCATATTCTTGCTTCTTTAGACTCTCCAACAACTGGCAGTGTTTATTTTAAAAACAAACAAGTCAATAATATGTCTAAATCTATGTTAAGTAGTATCAGGTTGTTGAACTTTGGTTTTGTTTATCAATTTCATCATTTATTGGCTGACTTAACTGTTTTAGAAAATATAATATTGCCAGGAAAGATCTTAGGTACAAAAAAAGAAGTTTTATTGGAATATGCATATTTTATTATTAATTTTCTAGATCTGGAAAAAAGACTAAATCATTTACCTTGGAAATTGTCTGGAGGTGAAAGACAAAGGGTTGCTGTTGCAAGAGCATTAATTAATAAGCCTAATATTATTTTTTTAGATGAACCTACAGGCAACTTAGATATTAAAAACTCAAAAATTTTACAAGAACTAATTTTAAAAATTGCCAAAGATGAGAATATTTCGATCATTGCTGCTACTCATGATCAAGATTTTATGACTAAGTTTAAAAAACTATATAAAATAGAGAATTCTAATCTTTATGAGGTTGAAAATGTCTGA
- the hemH gene encoding ferrochelatase yields the protein MKKSLLIINLGTPNTPSYLDVFKYLREFLSDENVLNINPILRFILVNFIICPFRSFSSSKIYKKVWDSKTGSPLLYNTQMLADKLSKKLPSMDIEYAMRYQNPSIESRLNKLLSSNPDEIIILPLFPHYAAATTGSVFKEIARCLSKKWVVPKITFINQFYDNSKFIDAWVDKASAFNMDNYDKIIFSYHGVPNSHVDNVYPDSLCMDNNCEDVITNENKFCYKATVYETTKLIARKLNIDESSYVVTFQSRLTNKWLEPFTDNILKEMPTKDVNKVLIFSPAFTADCLETIIELGDEYKELFIESGGDTLDFVPSLNYSEKWTDAIVDIVSSKSDNS from the coding sequence ATGAAAAAAAGTTTATTAATTATTAACTTAGGAACTCCGAATACTCCATCTTATTTAGATGTTTTTAAATACTTGAGGGAATTTCTATCTGACGAAAACGTCTTAAATATAAATCCTATATTAAGATTTATTCTAGTAAACTTTATAATATGTCCATTTAGATCATTTAGTTCTTCAAAGATTTATAAAAAAGTTTGGGATTCAAAAACTGGATCACCACTTCTTTACAATACTCAAATGTTGGCTGATAAGCTTTCAAAAAAATTACCTTCAATGGATATCGAATATGCAATGAGATATCAAAATCCATCTATAGAATCTAGGCTTAATAAATTATTGTCATCAAATCCTGATGAAATAATTATATTGCCATTATTTCCTCATTATGCAGCAGCTACAACAGGGTCGGTTTTTAAAGAGATTGCAAGATGTTTATCAAAAAAATGGGTTGTACCTAAGATAACATTCATTAATCAATTTTATGATAATTCTAAATTCATTGATGCTTGGGTAGATAAAGCTTCAGCATTTAATATGGATAATTATGACAAAATAATTTTTAGTTATCACGGTGTACCAAATAGTCATGTAGATAATGTATACCCTGATTCACTTTGTATGGATAATAATTGTGAAGATGTGATTACCAATGAAAATAAATTTTGTTATAAAGCTACCGTCTATGAAACAACAAAATTAATTGCTAGGAAGTTAAATATTGATGAATCCTCCTATGTAGTAACTTTTCAATCTAGACTTACTAACAAGTGGTTAGAACCTTTCACAGATAATATCTTAAAAGAAATGCCTACTAAAGATGTTAATAAAGTACTAATCTTTTCGCCAGCTTTCACAGCTGATTGCCTTGAGACAATAATTGAGCTTGGCGATGAATATAAAGAATTATTCATTGAGTCCGGTGGAGATACATTAGATTTTGTTCCGTCATTAAATTATTCTGAAAAATGGACTGACGCAATTGTTGATATCGTTTCATCTAAATCAGATAATAGCTAA
- a CDS encoding biopolymer transporter ExbD — protein sequence MKFLNQTKSNFSIEITPLIDIVFLLVIFFVVTSKVGDSQFLSLDLPKTESFKYNSVQTYNEITITSEGSVYINDNFQDINNLEMIESLIFDINNDKSIILSVDANAFHLWVIQIMDILNKNGFNEVQIRTLEK from the coding sequence ATGAAATTCCTTAATCAAACTAAATCTAATTTCAGTATTGAAATAACACCTTTAATTGACATCGTTTTTTTATTAGTAATTTTTTTTGTTGTAACGTCTAAGGTTGGAGATTCCCAATTTTTATCTTTAGATTTACCTAAAACTGAATCATTTAAGTACAACTCTGTCCAAACCTACAATGAAATTACTATAACATCTGAGGGATCTGTTTATATTAATGATAATTTTCAAGATATAAATAATCTTGAAATGATTGAATCTTTGATATTTGATATTAATAATGATAAATCAATTATCTTAAGTGTTGATGCAAATGCATTTCATTTGTGGGTTATTCAAATTATGGATATTTTAAATAAAAATGGTTTTAATGAAGTTCAAATAAGAACTCTTGAAAAATGA
- a CDS encoding MotA/TolQ/ExbB proton channel family protein, which yields MSEFIIAGGPFMWPLLICSVLIISITIERLWFLQNRLVQPKGLTNQIINLFHKNLISEKQSLEIMQLSSLGYLLINCIKYKDLPRENLESKLEEKAIEVKYTLERNLTMLGTIAMISPLLGLLGTVVGMITAFTSLTEVSGANPDLLASGISQALITTALGLFIAVPGLILHKYFEQKVSYHLIALQTEVSNFIDVINK from the coding sequence ATGTCTGAATTTATAATAGCAGGAGGGCCGTTCATGTGGCCTTTGCTGATTTGTAGTGTTTTGATAATTTCAATAACAATTGAAAGGTTGTGGTTTTTACAAAATAGATTGGTGCAACCCAAAGGATTAACCAATCAAATCATAAACTTGTTTCATAAAAATCTTATTTCAGAAAAACAATCCTTAGAAATTATGCAACTTTCATCCCTTGGATATCTTTTAATAAATTGTATTAAATATAAAGATTTACCAAGAGAAAATTTAGAATCAAAACTAGAAGAAAAAGCTATTGAGGTTAAGTATACCCTTGAAAGAAATCTTACAATGCTTGGAACAATTGCAATGATAAGTCCATTACTTGGTTTGTTAGGTACTGTAGTTGGAATGATAACAGCTTTTACTAGCTTGACTGAAGTATCAGGTGCTAATCCTGATTTATTAGCATCAGGTATTTCCCAGGCATTAATAACAACTGCGTTAGGCCTGTTTATCGCTGTCCCAGGTTTAATACTTCATAAATATTTTGAACAAAAAGTTTCATATCACTTAATAGCACTTCAAACGGAAGTATCAAACTTTATCGATGTTATTAATAAATGA
- a CDS encoding SDR family oxidoreductase, which yields MFRKDLLKDKRILITGGGTGLGKEMAFHYAEHGAHLFICGRRLNMLEETASEIFKKFGTKVECKVLDIRASKDVDDYIEDIFTTGPLDGLVNNAAGNFISPTKDLSHKGFDAIANIVFHGTFYITHSVGKRWIDTNHKGTIISILTTWVWTGSPYVVPSAMSKSGLNAMTKSLAAEWGKYGIRVNAIAPGPFPTKGAWERLNPGDEDEAMMGKVPLGRTGEMNELQNLATFLMADGCDYLTGQTIGIDGAQYLTGGGTFSELDRLSDSDWEQMRNMIRSANNKDKADRK from the coding sequence ATGTTTAGAAAAGATTTGCTTAAAGATAAAAGAATTTTAATTACTGGCGGTGGAACTGGTCTTGGAAAAGAGATGGCATTTCATTATGCAGAACATGGCGCTCATTTGTTTATATGTGGAAGAAGGCTCAATATGTTGGAGGAAACTGCCTCAGAAATATTTAAAAAATTTGGTACAAAAGTAGAATGTAAAGTTTTGGATATAAGAGCTTCAAAAGACGTTGATGACTATATAGAAGATATTTTTACAACTGGTCCACTTGATGGACTGGTAAATAATGCAGCAGGTAATTTTATTTCACCAACAAAAGATCTTTCACACAAAGGATTTGATGCTATTGCTAATATTGTTTTTCATGGAACTTTTTATATAACACATTCAGTTGGAAAAAGATGGATTGATACAAACCACAAAGGAACAATCATTTCAATATTAACTACATGGGTATGGACTGGATCACCATATGTTGTTCCATCAGCAATGTCCAAGTCTGGTTTAAATGCTATGACTAAGTCGCTTGCAGCTGAGTGGGGAAAGTATGGCATAAGAGTCAATGCTATAGCACCAGGACCATTTCCTACTAAAGGAGCGTGGGAAAGACTAAATCCAGGTGACGAAGATGAAGCAATGATGGGCAAGGTGCCTTTGGGAAGAACTGGTGAAATGAATGAATTACAAAATCTTGCAACATTCTTAATGGCTGATGGTTGTGATTATTTAACAGGCCAGACTATTGGTATAGATGGAGCTCAATATCTTACAGGTGGGGGAACTTTTTCTGAATTAGACAGATTGTCAGATTCAGATTGGGAACAAATGAGAAACATGATAAGGTCAGCAAATAATAAAGATAAAGCAGATAGGAAATAG
- a CDS encoding ABC transporter permease, which translates to MISLPFELALKYLKSNKGGLFSFTSILAIVGLCVGVSSLIIVTSVMNGFEKELQNRILGVVPHTLITSNEPIQNYASIITDLEKQDNILQASPYISFQAISSSEYSNRGVMVTGIDHKKEKLISIIPQYVIDGSIEFLEKPNSIIIGSWLAADLGVFLGDKINITTTDIKTSIIGSYPKSIEVEIVAIFELRAEIDQSLTFISHQTAQKLKGLDTSTQAIRLKTSNLFDADKISIEAISSLDRSNQDFGYISWKETHGTLFEAIKFEKLLIGMMLFLIVFVASIMVLSTILMTVKSKEKEIAILKTIGTDDKTLILIFFYQGLIISTIGVFIGILIGLLVTPNITYLVEFIENILNRSLLAEYFINYFPYSFNNSQIVTVAFFSLLFGIIFSIIPAIKATSIIPAEILRHD; encoded by the coding sequence GTGATTTCTTTGCCGTTTGAACTTGCTCTTAAATACTTAAAATCCAACAAGGGCGGATTATTCTCTTTTACATCAATACTAGCAATTGTTGGTCTATGTGTTGGTGTCTCAAGTTTAATTATTGTTACATCTGTAATGAATGGTTTTGAAAAGGAATTGCAAAATAGAATACTTGGTGTTGTTCCCCACACATTAATAACATCAAATGAACCAATTCAGAATTATGCATCTATTATTACAGATCTTGAAAAACAGGATAATATTTTACAAGCATCACCGTATATATCATTTCAAGCCATAAGCTCATCTGAATATTCGAATAGAGGCGTTATGGTAACTGGAATTGATCATAAAAAAGAAAAATTAATATCCATAATTCCTCAATACGTCATTGATGGATCAATAGAATTTTTAGAAAAACCTAACTCTATAATTATTGGTTCATGGTTAGCTGCCGATTTAGGAGTTTTCTTAGGCGATAAAATAAATATAACCACAACAGATATCAAAACTTCAATTATTGGCTCTTATCCAAAATCAATAGAAGTTGAAATAGTTGCTATTTTTGAATTAAGGGCTGAAATAGATCAATCTCTTACATTCATTTCTCATCAAACAGCTCAAAAATTAAAAGGATTAGATACTAGTACTCAAGCAATAAGATTAAAAACTTCTAACTTATTTGATGCAGATAAAATCTCAATAGAAGCTATATCAAGTCTTGATAGATCAAATCAAGATTTTGGTTATATTTCATGGAAAGAAACACATGGAACATTGTTTGAAGCAATTAAATTTGAAAAATTATTAATAGGAATGATGCTTTTTTTAATAGTATTCGTCGCATCAATAATGGTTCTGTCTACAATCTTAATGACAGTTAAATCTAAAGAAAAAGAAATAGCTATATTAAAAACTATTGGTACAGATGACAAAACTCTAATATTAATATTTTTTTATCAAGGACTTATCATCAGTACTATTGGAGTTTTTATAGGTATATTAATTGGCCTATTAGTAACACCAAATATTACCTACTTGGTTGAATTTATTGAAAATATTTTAAATAGAAGTCTCTTGGCTGAATATTTTATAAATTATTTTCCTTATAGTTTTAATAATTCTCAAATCGTGACAGTTGCATTTTTTTCACTACTGTTTGGAATAATTTTTTCTATAATTCCAGCAATAAAAGCAACAAGCATAATTCCAGCAGAAATTCTTAGACATGATTAA
- the trpS gene encoding tryptophan--tRNA ligase yields the protein MNKRILTGITTTGIPHIGNYLGAIKPALNLSKEYDESFFFLADYHAIIKNTYSEDISKSVESVALAWLASGLDVEKSYFYRQSDIPEILELSWILTCVTAKGLMNRSHAYKAATSLNTKDVDKGINMGLFSYPILMAADILMFNATHVPVGSDQNQHLEMTRDIANKFNHIYKKTFVLPEPIIQDLNDTVPGIDGKKMSKSYGNVIPLLSSEKELKKSIAKIITNSLEPGEKKDTKNCTVFKLYSYFSNEDQIKELKDDYMNGIGWGDAKNKLYQLINNEIAPIREKYLELKDNKKLINDLFYNGSTKVRPLAKEALDNIRESIGISDIL from the coding sequence ATGAATAAAAGAATTCTAACAGGCATTACAACTACTGGTATACCTCATATTGGCAATTATTTAGGGGCTATAAAACCGGCACTAAATCTCAGCAAGGAGTATGATGAATCTTTCTTTTTCTTAGCTGACTATCATGCAATTATAAAAAATACTTATTCTGAAGATATTTCTAAATCTGTTGAATCGGTAGCTCTTGCATGGCTTGCATCTGGTTTAGATGTTGAAAAATCCTATTTCTATAGACAGTCTGATATTCCAGAAATACTTGAATTGAGTTGGATATTAACTTGTGTAACTGCTAAGGGATTAATGAATAGATCGCATGCCTATAAAGCAGCAACTTCTCTTAATACGAAAGACGTTGATAAGGGAATTAATATGGGCTTGTTTTCATATCCTATTCTAATGGCGGCTGATATTTTAATGTTTAATGCAACTCATGTTCCTGTAGGTTCTGATCAAAATCAACATTTAGAAATGACAAGAGATATCGCAAACAAATTTAATCATATTTACAAAAAAACTTTTGTTTTACCTGAGCCAATTATTCAAGATCTTAATGATACGGTTCCTGGAATTGACGGAAAGAAAATGAGTAAATCTTATGGTAATGTTATTCCTTTGCTTTCTTCAGAAAAAGAATTAAAAAAATCAATCGCAAAAATTATAACTAATTCTCTAGAACCTGGTGAAAAAAAAGATACAAAAAATTGTACCGTATTTAAATTATATTCATATTTTTCAAATGAAGATCAGATTAAAGAGCTTAAGGACGATTATATGAATGGTATAGGTTGGGGTGATGCAAAAAATAAGTTATATCAACTTATTAATAATGAGATTGCACCAATAAGAGAAAAATATTTAGAGCTAAAAGATAATAAAAAACTTATCAATGATCTTTTCTATAATGGATCAACAAAAGTTAGACCCTTAGCGAAAGAAGCATTAGATAATATAAGAGAATCTATCGGTATTTCAGATATATTATAA
- a CDS encoding MFS transporter — protein sequence MTLSGSLWLKIGLFSVGLGQSFVFVIVPPLARDLGLSEFQTSLIFAVSALAWALTSASWGRLSDKYGRRNIAMLGLIGYALSLITMITPLFLVERNILDVIFLFPLLIFGRLLNGLLGSATRPASFAYIADITTSSNRTVKFARLESSFLLGTVMGPLIGGFLILITKETPFYVFSFLAIIATCGIYSSVDNSSKEKSNSSKTSKISWLSNTVWPFLLVASIGSLCQASLLQSIGFYVYDIFSYLDRLPVIVSMTFALLAISTIVSQYIFTDFYPLNTTKLLLCGVFLIILSFFIMAFFNKILIYYISIVINGLGGGMLRPGISSALSLSQNPSNQGSAAGYLGSVYPIGHMLTPFVAMPIYALNPAYLYYFSSILCIVLIIFIIVHPIFKNKY from the coding sequence ATGACTCTTTCTGGATCATTATGGCTTAAGATTGGCTTATTTTCAGTTGGCTTGGGTCAATCATTTGTTTTTGTTATTGTTCCTCCACTTGCTCGAGACCTAGGCCTATCAGAATTTCAAACATCTTTAATTTTTGCAGTTTCAGCATTGGCATGGGCATTAACTAGTGCTTCGTGGGGAAGATTAAGTGACAAATATGGCAGAAGAAATATAGCAATGTTAGGTCTCATTGGTTACGCGCTTTCATTGATAACTATGATTACTCCTCTTTTTCTTGTTGAAAGAAATATATTAGATGTAATTTTTTTATTTCCTCTCTTAATATTTGGTAGATTATTAAATGGACTTTTAGGTTCAGCAACGAGACCTGCTTCCTTTGCATATATTGCAGATATTACAACGTCATCAAATAGAACTGTAAAATTTGCTAGGCTGGAATCAAGTTTTTTATTAGGAACTGTCATGGGACCATTAATTGGCGGATTCTTGATTTTAATTACAAAAGAAACACCATTTTATGTATTTAGTTTTCTAGCAATTATTGCCACATGTGGAATATATTCTAGCGTTGATAATTCATCAAAAGAAAAATCAAATTCTTCAAAGACAAGTAAAATATCATGGTTATCAAATACCGTGTGGCCTTTTTTATTAGTTGCATCAATTGGAAGTCTTTGCCAAGCTTCTTTACTTCAGTCCATAGGCTTTTATGTATATGATATTTTTTCTTATCTTGATAGATTACCAGTTATAGTCAGTATGACGTTTGCCTTATTAGCAATATCAACTATCGTTAGCCAATATATTTTTACAGATTTCTATCCTCTTAACACAACCAAACTATTGTTATGTGGAGTTTTTTTAATAATATTATCTTTTTTCATTATGGCATTTTTTAATAAAATTTTAATTTATTACATATCTATAGTTATTAATGGTTTAGGCGGTGGAATGCTAAGGCCAGGCATATCATCAGCTTTGTCCTTATCACAAAATCCTTCTAACCAAGGTTCAGCAGCGGGCTACCTTGGATCTGTATATCCTATTGGACATATGTTAACACCATTTGTAGCGATGCCCATATATGCTCTAAATCCTGCATACTTGTATTATTTCAGTTCAATCTTATGTATTGTTTTAATTATATTTATAATAGTGCATCCAATTTTTAAAAATAAATATTAG
- a CDS encoding coniferyl aldehyde dehydrogenase, giving the protein MENIETTDSKMNDVLEMQKDYFIKNGPPSLELRIDRLNRLKNLILNNKTEIIKSINDDFGNRSDNASLLSDIYMIIQSISYASKNLNHWTKSEKRSSNFPFNLFGAKSYIQYEPLGTVGMISPWNFPVNLSLNPLVAIFAAGNQVMHKPSEITPNTAALIKKLCDENYDEHELATFLGGPDIGEEFSNLKFDHLLYTGSSNVGRHVMKAASNNLVPVTLELGGKSPVIISNTADIKTSAKRIMFGKTLNAGQICLAPDYVIVQKQVKDDFIAEAKNVVTEFFPDIKNNNDYTSIINQKHYDRINELVTDAKEKGAKVIEINPADEDFTQQEFYKIPPTLIVNANDSMNIMHEEIFGPVLPVVSYDELDEAVELINSKDKPLGLYYFGKDNKEQANVLSKTSSGGVTINNVVGHIQQMDLPFGGVGNSGTGRYQSHDGFKNFSNARAIYKDVDSRWDKLLLGAIRPPYKQSIEKILKVLMK; this is encoded by the coding sequence ATGGAAAATATTGAAACAACTGATTCTAAGATGAATGACGTGCTTGAAATGCAAAAGGATTATTTTATAAAAAATGGTCCACCTTCACTTGAATTGAGAATTGATAGATTAAACAGACTCAAGAATTTAATTCTTAATAACAAGACAGAAATAATAAAATCAATTAATGATGATTTTGGAAATAGGTCAGACAATGCCTCTTTATTGAGTGATATATATATGATCATTCAATCAATTAGTTATGCTAGTAAGAATTTAAATCATTGGACTAAGTCAGAAAAAAGATCGTCGAATTTTCCATTTAATTTATTCGGAGCAAAATCATACATCCAATATGAACCCTTAGGAACTGTTGGTATGATTTCGCCATGGAATTTTCCTGTTAATTTATCATTAAACCCACTTGTTGCTATTTTTGCTGCAGGAAACCAGGTTATGCATAAACCAAGTGAAATAACACCAAATACTGCTGCACTAATTAAAAAACTATGTGATGAAAATTACGATGAGCATGAGCTTGCAACATTTTTAGGTGGTCCAGATATTGGAGAGGAGTTTTCAAATCTCAAATTTGACCATTTGTTATATACTGGAAGTAGTAATGTTGGCAGACACGTAATGAAAGCAGCATCTAATAATCTAGTTCCAGTGACTTTAGAATTAGGAGGAAAGTCTCCAGTAATAATTAGTAATACTGCTGATATTAAAACTTCTGCAAAAAGAATAATGTTTGGTAAAACACTTAATGCAGGTCAAATATGTCTAGCTCCAGACTATGTAATAGTTCAAAAACAAGTAAAAGACGATTTCATAGCAGAGGCAAAAAATGTTGTAACTGAGTTTTTTCCAGATATAAAAAATAATAATGATTACACTTCAATAATTAATCAAAAACACTATGATCGAATAAATGAATTAGTTACAGATGCAAAAGAAAAGGGTGCTAAGGTTATAGAAATTAATCCAGCTGATGAAGATTTTACCCAACAAGAGTTCTATAAAATACCACCAACTCTTATAGTAAACGCAAATGATAGTATGAATATCATGCACGAAGAAATATTTGGACCAGTTCTCCCAGTTGTTTCCTATGACGAATTAGATGAAGCTGTTGAATTAATTAACTCAAAAGATAAACCTCTTGGACTATATTATTTTGGTAAAGATAACAAAGAGCAAGCAAATGTTTTATCAAAAACCTCATCTGGCGGCGTAACCATAAATAATGTTGTTGGACATATACAACAAATGGATCTTCCTTTTGGCGGTGTAGGAAATTCTGGAACAGGCAGATACCAATCTCATGATGGTTTTAAAAATTTCTCAAATGCTAGAGCGATATACAAAGATGTTGATTCAAGATGGGATAAATTATTACTTGGAGCTATAAGGCCTCCTTATAAACAAAGCATTGAAAAAATATTAAAAGTATTAATGAAATAA